A genomic window from Bubalus bubalis isolate 160015118507 breed Murrah chromosome 11, NDDB_SH_1, whole genome shotgun sequence includes:
- the LOC102396481 gene encoding olfactory receptor 4F3/4F16/4F29-like produces MNHSMVSEFVLLGLTNSWEIQLLLFMFSSVFYMASMLGNSLIVLTVMRNPHLHSPMYFLLANLSITDLGVSSVISPKMIYDIFRKHKVISFGGCIAQIFFIHIIGGVEMVLLIAMAFDRYVAICKPLHYFTIMSRKMCLLLLVAAWIIGFIHSVVQLGFVVKLPICGPNIIDSFYCDFPQFIKLACTDTFRLESMVTTNSGFISLGSFFILIVSYIFILITVRKHSSDSSSKALSTLSTHVMVVILFFGPCIFVYIWPHSTSHLDKFLVVFDTVLTPFLNSVIYTLRNKEMKVAMKKVCSQFIIYRRSS; encoded by the coding sequence ATGAATCACTCCATGGTGTCAGAGTTTGTGCTCCTGGGactcaccaactcctgggagaTCCAACTTCTCCTCTTCATGTTCTCTTCCGTCTTTTACATGGCCAGCATGCTAGGAAACTCCCTCATTGTTCTCACTGTGATGAGGAACCCTCACTTACACTCCCCCATGTACTTTCTGTTAGCCAACCTCTCCATCACTGACCTGGGAGTTTCTTCTGTAATTTCTCCCAAGATGATTTACgacatttttagaaaacataaagtCATCTCCTTTGGAGGCTGCATCGCACAAATCTTCTTCATCCATATCATTGGTGGTGTGGAGATGGTGCTTCTTATCGCCATGGCCTTTGACAGATATGTTGCCATATGTAAGCCTCTCCACTATTTCACTATTATGAGCAGAAAAATGTGTCTTCTGCTTCTTGTGGCTGCATGGATAATTGGCTTTATTCACTCTGTGGTTCAACTGGGTTTTGTTGTAAAATTGCCAATCTGTGGCCCTAATATAATTGATAGCTTTTACTGTGACTTTCCTCAGTTCATCAAACTTGCCTGCACAGACACCTTCAGGCTAGAATCCATGGTCACAACCAACAGTGGATTCATATCCCTGGGATCATTCTTCATATTGATTGTCTCCTACATTTTTATCCTCATCACTGTTCGGAAACACTCTTCAGATAGCTCATCTAAGGCCCTCTCCACTTTGTCAACTCATGTCATGGTGGTGATTTTGTTCTTCGGTCCTTGCATCTTTGTTTACATCTGGCCCCACTCCACGTCACACCTGGACAAATTCCTTGTTGTTTTTGATACAGTTCTCACCCCTTTTTTAAATTCAGTCATCTATACATTgaggaacaaagaaatgaaagtggcAATGAAGAAAGTATGCAGTCAATTTATTATTTACAGAAGGAGTTCTTAA